A genomic region of Elephas maximus indicus isolate mEleMax1 chromosome 10, mEleMax1 primary haplotype, whole genome shotgun sequence contains the following coding sequences:
- the LOC126084494 gene encoding olfactory receptor 11H6-like has product MYILLANFCFLEICYISSNVPNMLLNFLSKTKTISYNGCILQFYIFLSLCATELFFLSLMAFDRYVAICCPLHYLIIMTKKVYGSLVAACRVGGFLWLLTPATLISQVPFCSSNMIDHYLCDLGATLAISCVPVPKTTLTCSIFSAVILFITLFFILVSYTLVLRTVLQLPKGSSRKKAFSTCASYRIVVSLFYVMYVTPGVANQPGMQKFVTMFYSIATPLLNPLIYSLQNKEMKLALRKVLCKV; this is encoded by the coding sequence ATGTATATTTTATTGGCCAACTTCTGTTTCCTGGAGATCTGCTACATCAGTTCCAATGTGCCCAACATGTTGCTTAACTTCCTCTCCAAGACCAAAACCATCTCCTATAATGGCTGTATCCTCCAGTTCTACATCTTCCTCTCTCTTTGTGCCACAGAGCTATTCTTCCTGAGCCTCATGGCATTTGATAGGTATGTTGCCATCTGCTGTCCACTACACTATCTCATCATAATGACCAAGAAAGTCTATGGGAGCCTTGTTGCTGCCTGCCGGGTGGGTGGCTTCCTCTGGTTACTGACGCCTGCCACTCTTATCTCCCAAGTTCCATTTTGTAGTTCAAATATGATTGATCACTACCTGTGTGATCTGGGGGCAACGTTGGCCATCTCATGTGTTCCTGTTCCCAAAACAACTTTGACTTGTAGCATTTTCAGTGCTGTGATCCTGTTCATCACTTTGTTCTTCATCCTTGTGTCCTACACTCTGGTCCTTCGAACTGTGCTTCAGCTTCCCAAAGGTTCAAGTAGGAAGAAGGCCTTTTCCACTTGTGCTTCCTACCGGATTGTGGTGTCCCTATTTTATGTGATGTATGTAACCCCAGGGGTAGCCAACCAGCCTGGGATGCAGAAGTTCGTGACCATGTTCTATTCAATTGCTACTCCACTTTTAAACCCTCTGATCTACAGCCTCCAGAATAAAGAGATGAAACTTGCCCTGAGGAAAGTTCTATGTAAAGTTTAA